One Oncorhynchus masou masou isolate Uvic2021 chromosome 18, UVic_Omas_1.1, whole genome shotgun sequence DNA window includes the following coding sequences:
- the LOC135505012 gene encoding charged multivesicular body protein 2a-like, translated as MEFLFGKRKTPEEMLRQNQRALTRAMRDLDRERQRLEQQEKKIIADIKKMAKQGQMDAVKIMAKDLVRTRHYVKKFIMMKANIQAVSLKIQTLKSNNSMAQAMKGVTKAMATMNRQMKLPQIQKIMMEFERQSEIMDMKEEMMNDAIDDAMGDEDDEEESDAVVSQVLDELGLNLSDELSNLPSTGGSLSVAGGKKAEPQPALADADADLEERLNNLRRD; from the exons ATGGAGTTCTTGTTTGGGAAGAGGAAGACCCCGGAGGAGATGTTGAGGCAAAACCAGAGGGCACTGACTCGGGCCATGAGAGATCTGGACAGAGAGCGACAAAGACTGGAGCAGCAGGAGAAGAAAATCATAGCTGACATTAAGAAAATGGCCAAACAGGGACAGATG GATGCTGTGAAGATCATGGCGAAGGACTTGGTTCGTACAAGGCACTATGTGAAGAAATTCATTATGATGAAGGCAAATATCCAAGCAGTCAGCCTGAAGATCCAGACTCTAAAGTCAAACAACAGCATGGCACAAGCAATGAAAGGTGTTACCAAAGCAATGGCTACCATGAACAGACAG ATGAAGTTGCCACAGATTCAGAAGATCATGATGGAGTTTGAACGACAGAGTGAGATCATGGACATGAAGGAGGAGATGATGAATGATGCCATAGACGATGCCATgggtgatgaggatgatgaagaAGAGAG TGATGCTGTTGTGTCCCAAGTGTTGGACGAGCTGGGTCTCAATCTCTCTGACGAACTCTCAA ATCTGCCATCCACGGGTGGTAGCCTCTCCGTAGCAGGTGGGAAGAAAGCTGAACCCCAGCCAGCCCTGGCAGATGCAGATGCTGACCTTGAGGAGAGACTGAATAACCTTAGGAGAGACTGA